One Chthoniobacterales bacterium genomic region harbors:
- a CDS encoding alpha/beta hydrolase, which yields MDFIHQFIPAPDGRAERVLLLLHGTGGNEHDLVALGRDLDPSAALLSPRGKVLENGMPRFFRRLAEGVFDEEDVIRRAEELADFILAAAAQYEFDARNVTAVGYSNGANIAVAVLLLRPEVFSRAILFRAMVPLTPKNQPNLASVRGLICSGKYDPIIPMENAERLANMLRAARANIVVRVEEAGHELTRGDLAAAKSWLQES from the coding sequence ATGGACTTCATCCACCAATTTATTCCGGCCCCGGATGGTCGGGCCGAACGCGTTCTTCTCCTCCTTCACGGAACAGGAGGCAACGAGCACGATCTGGTGGCGCTCGGTCGCGATCTCGATCCTTCGGCGGCCTTGCTCAGCCCACGGGGAAAGGTCCTGGAAAACGGGATGCCGCGCTTTTTTCGGCGCCTGGCCGAGGGCGTCTTCGACGAAGAAGACGTTATCCGCCGCGCGGAGGAGCTGGCCGATTTCATTTTGGCCGCGGCAGCGCAGTATGAATTCGACGCGCGAAATGTGACCGCGGTGGGCTACTCCAACGGCGCAAACATCGCCGTGGCTGTCCTTCTCCTCCGACCCGAAGTCTTCTCCCGCGCCATTTTATTCCGCGCCATGGTGCCGCTGACGCCGAAGAACCAGCCAAACCTGGCGAGCGTCCGGGGGTTAATCTGCTCGGGGAAATACGATCCGATTATTCCAATGGAAAACGCCGAACGCCTTGCGAATATGCTCCGCGCAGCCCGAGCGAATATTGTTGTTCGCGTCGAGGAAGCCGGGCACGAATTAACCCGCGGCGATCTGGCCGCCGCAAAATCGTGGCTTCAGGAATCGTAG